Proteins encoded in a region of the Streptomyces sp. NBC_00258 genome:
- a CDS encoding helix-turn-helix domain-containing protein codes for MDDEHPDVLTIGQLAHRTGLSVRTLRFWSDEGAVPPVARSASGYRLYDAESVARVELVRTLRELGLGLDDVCHVLSGRTTVAEVADAHVAALDAQIRSLKVSRAVLSTVAKRSSTAEETALMNRLARLSAAERKQIIDEFKEEVFGGVDDPGLRDRMRAFSIELPDDPTPDQVDAWIELAELVRDPAFRARLRTWMKLNTPLPGQGHPPGASIWWARQIVQTVAEVRKRGIAPEGPAAAEVLSELFGDADRAAVLRSLEAGIEAGAEHYRRLVARVRGQNSSPDATEELNWLAQALRAADQT; via the coding sequence ATGGACGACGAACACCCCGACGTGCTCACCATCGGCCAGCTCGCGCACCGCACCGGACTTTCGGTGCGCACCCTGCGCTTCTGGTCGGACGAGGGAGCGGTGCCGCCCGTGGCCCGCTCCGCGAGCGGCTACCGGCTGTACGACGCCGAGTCCGTGGCCCGCGTCGAGCTGGTCCGCACCCTGCGGGAGCTGGGTCTCGGGCTCGACGACGTGTGCCACGTCCTGAGCGGCCGCACCACGGTCGCCGAGGTCGCCGACGCGCACGTGGCCGCGCTCGACGCGCAGATCCGCTCGCTCAAGGTGAGCCGGGCCGTCCTGTCCACCGTGGCGAAACGGAGTTCGACTGCTGAGGAGACAGCACTGATGAACCGGTTGGCGCGGCTTTCCGCCGCCGAACGCAAGCAGATCATCGACGAGTTCAAGGAAGAGGTGTTCGGCGGCGTCGACGACCCGGGCCTGCGTGACCGCATGCGCGCCTTCAGTATCGAATTGCCCGACGATCCCACACCAGATCAGGTCGACGCCTGGATCGAACTGGCCGAGCTGGTGCGGGACCCCGCTTTCCGTGCCCGGTTGCGCACCTGGATGAAGCTCAACACGCCCCTACCGGGGCAAGGCCATCCCCCTGGGGCGTCCATCTGGTGGGCCAGGCAGATCGTGCAGACCGTCGCGGAGGTCAGAAAACGCGGGATCGCCCCTGAGGGGCCGGCGGCGGCCGAGGTGCTGTCCGAGCTGTTCGGTGACGCCGATCGGGCCGCCGTGCTGCGCAGCCTGGAGGCCGGGATCGAGGCAGGAGCGGAGCACTACCGCAGGCTCGTCGCCCGCGTGCGCGGGCAGAATTCGTCTCCCGACGCGACCGAGGAGCTGAATTGGCTGGCGCAGGCCCTACGTGCCGCAGATCAGACCTGA
- a CDS encoding NAD(P)-dependent oxidoreductase, producing the protein MNLTVLAASGRTGMALTRLALWRGHTVTAIARDPERIALPDSPNLRKVAGDVNDAAGIGAVVDEGSVVLSGLGTDRAGTLLAGAGAVVAAGPRRVIWLGAYGTGRSAGVAGEGAGVLAAVLGERLADKVEADDTVLAAGGTVFHAGMLVDGPVSPGRRTVGLAAAPVFDLGAQVSRETVAAAMLDEAETPAFPGAVALPLPE; encoded by the coding sequence ATGAACCTCACTGTTCTCGCGGCCTCTGGCCGGACCGGAATGGCCCTCACCCGGCTGGCGTTGTGGCGTGGTCACACTGTGACCGCGATCGCGCGTGATCCCGAGCGGATCGCTCTGCCCGACTCGCCGAATCTGCGCAAGGTGGCGGGTGATGTGAATGACGCGGCTGGTATCGGCGCCGTCGTGGATGAGGGTTCCGTGGTTCTTTCCGGGCTCGGCACGGACCGGGCGGGGACGTTGCTGGCCGGGGCCGGGGCTGTGGTCGCGGCCGGTCCGCGGCGGGTGATCTGGCTTGGCGCGTATGGCACGGGCAGGTCGGCCGGCGTGGCGGGGGAGGGGGCGGGCGTGCTCGCCGCGGTGCTGGGTGAGCGGCTGGCGGACAAGGTCGAGGCCGACGACACGGTGCTCGCGGCCGGGGGCACGGTTTTCCATGCCGGGATGCTCGTCGACGGGCCGGTAAGCCCTGGCCGGCGCACGGTCGGCCTGGCGGCCGCGCCCGTCTTCGACCTGGGTGCGCAGGTCAGCCGGGAGACGGTTGCCGCGGCGATGCTCGACGAGGCCGAGACGCCTGCTTTTCCCGGTGCTGTGGCCCTGCCGCTGCCGGAGTAG
- a CDS encoding leucine-rich repeat domain-containing protein has translation MTDEGEPQLFVNRWGDTSGPALGAGGHQRADACSCFDQSRPRQRARVGFHTERQDTSAPGWQHLLDLVDEAAADGREEFRPLTELSPEERRQVVTLPPSIARLIAVKHLVLYGSNLVRIPPEIGAMSSLEEFTPYTSYRLHWFPYEITRCRKLSRSTVSTRALFGNYKLRPPFPRLPTAPGPVAGLDLGNLDPRRWGATAIHSCSVCDRPVAPAGLRQVWMSLSVATDVLPLLVNACSTECVTELPAGSQDYIPRPHQGGRVE, from the coding sequence ATGACGGATGAGGGAGAGCCGCAGCTCTTTGTGAACCGCTGGGGCGACACGTCGGGACCAGCGCTGGGTGCGGGCGGGCACCAAAGGGCAGACGCATGCTCGTGTTTCGACCAGTCCAGGCCGCGCCAGCGGGCGCGGGTCGGGTTCCACACCGAACGGCAGGACACCTCCGCGCCAGGCTGGCAGCACCTGCTGGACCTGGTCGACGAGGCCGCAGCCGACGGACGCGAAGAGTTCCGCCCTCTGACCGAGCTCAGCCCCGAAGAGCGGCGGCAGGTCGTCACCCTGCCGCCGAGCATCGCCAGGCTCATTGCCGTCAAGCACCTTGTGCTCTACGGCAGCAACCTGGTCCGGATTCCGCCCGAGATCGGGGCCATGAGCAGTCTGGAGGAGTTCACCCCTTACACCTCCTACCGGCTGCACTGGTTCCCCTACGAGATCACTCGATGCCGGAAACTGAGCCGCAGCACGGTGAGCACGCGCGCATTGTTCGGCAACTACAAGCTGCGGCCGCCCTTCCCGCGGCTTCCAACTGCCCCGGGCCCCGTCGCGGGACTCGACCTGGGAAACCTGGATCCTCGGCGCTGGGGCGCCACGGCCATCCACAGTTGCAGCGTCTGCGACCGCCCGGTCGCACCAGCTGGACTGCGTCAAGTGTGGATGTCACTGTCTGTGGCCACCGATGTACTCCCTCTGCTGGTCAACGCCTGTTCGACGGAATGTGTCACCGAACTACCCGCCGGCTCCCAGGACTACATCCCCAGACCGCACCAAGGCGGCCGGGTCGAATAG
- a CDS encoding alpha/beta fold hydrolase, translating to MNQKHNQLAHDLNGTGPLLVAVHGITENRSFWDPVCLQQHFRVLRVDLRGHGDSPRTSPFGIDESVEDIHHLIESLGQDLTGGQPPFIVGHSLGGVIATAYAARYPTRGVVNVDQSLRVGPLPAEIAIAVRGEGFADFVRTVFASLYGELDPALVADIERRRTLDQDVFSGFWTPLLDWDADTLAAWSRRTTSLPPGVPYLSLHGTDPGSDYADWLADRIPAAVAEQAPIRTHYPHLAQPEWFVSRVHEFSTDFGSSG from the coding sequence ATGAACCAGAAACACAATCAGCTGGCCCACGACCTCAACGGCACAGGACCGCTACTCGTGGCAGTCCACGGCATCACCGAGAACCGAAGCTTCTGGGACCCTGTCTGCCTCCAGCAGCACTTCCGCGTGCTGCGCGTCGACCTACGCGGCCACGGGGACTCGCCTCGGACCTCGCCGTTCGGGATCGACGAGTCGGTGGAGGACATCCACCATCTGATCGAGTCGCTGGGCCAGGATCTGACTGGGGGCCAGCCCCCGTTCATCGTCGGCCATTCCCTCGGCGGGGTAATTGCGACTGCCTACGCAGCTCGCTACCCGACCCGTGGTGTGGTCAACGTTGACCAGTCGCTGCGGGTCGGCCCGCTGCCCGCGGAAATAGCCATCGCTGTGCGGGGAGAGGGTTTCGCGGACTTCGTCCGTACGGTATTCGCCTCGCTGTACGGTGAGCTGGACCCTGCCCTCGTAGCCGACATCGAGCGCCGCCGCACCCTCGACCAGGACGTGTTCAGCGGTTTTTGGACCCCGTTGCTTGATTGGGACGCTGACACCCTGGCAGCGTGGTCCCGACGGACCACGAGTCTCCCGCCAGGTGTCCCGTACCTGTCTTTGCATGGAACGGACCCCGGTAGTGACTACGCCGACTGGCTCGCCGACCGCATCCCCGCCGCCGTGGCCGAGCAGGCACCGATCCGCACGCACTATCCGCACCTGGCACAACCCGAATGGTTCGTCTCCCGCGTCCATGAGTTCTCCACTGACTTCGGGTCGTCAGGGTGA
- a CDS encoding SDR family NAD(P)-dependent oxidoreductase, which translates to MSKPLTGKVALVTGGSRGLGAATVRLLAEQGADVAFTYVSSEKQAQAVVEEVQSKGAKAFAFQSDQADTSRASALIDDVVAHFGGLDILVNNAAISVSRTVDDPDVDTAALDRMHATNYLGVIAVIRAASRALRTGGRIITVSSGLGSRVGAPGLADYSATKSGIERYTMGVARDLGPRDITANVVEAGLMEGGMQPPDPETLKALVSSLSLQRMGHPDEIAAAIAFLASPAASYITGAVLDAHGGYNA; encoded by the coding sequence ACTCACGGGCAAGGTCGCCCTGGTCACCGGGGGGTCGCGCGGACTGGGAGCCGCGACCGTACGATTGCTGGCCGAGCAAGGCGCCGATGTCGCCTTCACCTATGTCAGCTCCGAGAAGCAGGCGCAGGCCGTCGTCGAAGAGGTGCAGAGCAAGGGAGCGAAGGCCTTCGCCTTCCAGTCCGACCAGGCGGACACGAGCCGGGCGTCGGCGCTGATCGACGACGTGGTCGCGCACTTCGGCGGCCTGGACATCCTCGTCAACAACGCGGCGATCTCGGTGAGCCGCACGGTGGACGACCCGGACGTCGACACCGCCGCACTGGACCGAATGCACGCCACCAACTACCTCGGCGTGATCGCCGTCATCCGGGCCGCCTCCCGAGCGCTGCGCACGGGCGGCCGCATCATCACGGTGAGTTCCGGACTGGGCTCCCGGGTCGGCGCCCCCGGCCTTGCCGACTACTCGGCGACCAAGTCCGGGATCGAGAGGTACACCATGGGCGTCGCACGGGACCTCGGCCCCCGCGACATCACGGCCAACGTCGTGGAGGCCGGACTGATGGAGGGCGGCATGCAACCGCCGGACCCCGAGACCCTCAAGGCCCTGGTCAGCTCGCTGTCCCTGCAACGCATGGGGCACCCCGACGAAATCGCCGCGGCGATCGCCTTCCTCGCGAGCCCCGCCGCGTCGTACATCACGGGCGCCGTGCTGGACGCCCACGGCGGCTACAACGCCTGA
- a CDS encoding helix-turn-helix transcriptional regulator, translating into MDNRDEVREFLTSRRAKITPEQAGLPTGTRRRVPGLRRSEVATLADVSVDYYGKLERGNLSGVSPAVLESVARALQLDEVERAHLLHLAQAQEGSDTLARPRSRSSRQRTLPKSLQWALDAVTAGPAFVTNGRLDLLAANRLARAFFADIYDSDTRPPNMARFQFLDPAARRFYPDWDLIADMTVDVLRTEAGRNPHDKDLHDLVGELSTRSDAFRTRWGSHNVRRHGTGVKRFHHAVVGELTLAWHGSAVDDEPGLTLLIYTAEPGSPSEEALRLLASWTASHDDAAPAGPLAP; encoded by the coding sequence GTGGACAACCGTGACGAAGTCCGCGAGTTCCTCACCTCGCGGAGAGCCAAGATCACCCCGGAGCAGGCCGGACTGCCGACCGGCACCCGGCGCCGCGTGCCCGGACTCCGCCGCAGCGAAGTCGCCACGCTGGCCGACGTCAGCGTCGACTACTACGGCAAGCTGGAGCGCGGCAACCTGTCCGGTGTCTCCCCAGCGGTGCTCGAATCGGTCGCCCGCGCACTCCAGTTGGACGAGGTCGAACGGGCTCATCTGCTCCACCTGGCCCAGGCCCAGGAAGGCTCCGACACCCTCGCCCGCCCCCGCTCACGTTCCAGTCGGCAGCGGACCTTGCCCAAAAGCCTGCAGTGGGCCCTGGACGCCGTCACCGCCGGGCCCGCGTTCGTGACGAACGGCCGCCTGGACCTGCTGGCCGCCAACCGGCTGGCCCGCGCCTTCTTCGCCGACATCTACGACAGTGACACCCGGCCGCCGAACATGGCCCGTTTCCAGTTCCTCGACCCGGCGGCCCGCCGCTTCTACCCGGACTGGGATCTCATCGCGGACATGACCGTGGACGTGCTGCGCACCGAGGCCGGCCGCAATCCCCATGACAAGGATCTCCACGATTTGGTGGGCGAGCTGTCCACCCGCAGCGACGCCTTCCGCACCCGCTGGGGCTCGCACAACGTGCGCCGTCACGGCACCGGGGTCAAACGCTTCCACCACGCGGTCGTCGGCGAGCTCACCCTGGCCTGGCACGGCTCGGCCGTGGACGACGAACCCGGCCTCACCCTCCTCATCTACACCGCCGAACCCGGCTCGCCCTCCGAAGAAGCCCTGCGCCTGCTCGCCTCCTGGACCGCCTCCCACGACGATGCCGCCCCTGCCGGTCCTCTGGCGCCATAG
- a CDS encoding VOC family protein: MKTLFVACRVTDLDRSLDFYTALGYVELGTVDVGDGSRLVILKFPGEPAASLELVHRPVGGHVDVGSGFDHLAIQVDALAATLERLTGAGLEPGPVQYPGGPHGPKTSWLTDPDGYRIELVEWPPGHPDGITAADFSRAVRRAE, translated from the coding sequence ATGAAGACGCTCTTTGTCGCCTGCCGCGTCACCGACCTGGACCGCTCGCTCGATTTCTACACCGCCCTGGGCTACGTCGAGCTGGGCACGGTCGACGTAGGGGACGGGAGCCGCCTCGTGATCCTGAAGTTCCCCGGCGAACCGGCGGCCTCGCTCGAACTGGTCCACCGTCCCGTTGGCGGACACGTCGACGTGGGCAGCGGTTTCGACCACCTCGCGATCCAGGTGGACGCACTGGCCGCCACCCTGGAGCGGCTGACCGGCGCCGGCCTGGAGCCGGGACCTGTCCAGTACCCGGGCGGGCCTCACGGCCCGAAGACATCATGGCTCACCGACCCGGATGGCTACCGGATCGAGTTGGTCGAGTGGCCGCCCGGACACCCCGACGGCATCACCGCCGCGGACTTCTCCCGAGCGGTCCGGAGAGCGGAGTGA
- a CDS encoding SAM-dependent methyltransferase, producing MPIRLSPRLAAIVNALPLQPHSRVLEIGCGPGAAARAVARRLTSGSILAIDRSATAVAEAQTAAVEDIRSGRMSVRQVSAEDFVLQPHEEPYDIVFAVRVGALDGRHPEAGQKVLQRIAMATKAKALLFIDGGDPLRELLIPRH from the coding sequence GTGCCGATACGTCTGTCGCCGCGACTCGCCGCGATCGTGAACGCGCTTCCCCTCCAGCCGCACTCTCGCGTTCTCGAGATCGGTTGCGGGCCAGGGGCGGCCGCACGAGCAGTCGCAAGACGACTCACCAGCGGCAGCATCTTGGCCATCGACAGATCCGCCACAGCCGTCGCCGAGGCGCAAACCGCCGCGGTAGAGGACATCAGGTCGGGCCGCATGAGTGTCCGTCAGGTCTCGGCCGAAGATTTCGTTCTGCAACCGCACGAAGAGCCGTACGACATCGTGTTCGCCGTCCGCGTTGGCGCCCTCGACGGGCGACACCCCGAGGCTGGTCAGAAGGTGCTGCAGCGTATCGCCATGGCAACCAAGGCAAAGGCCCTGCTCTTCATCGACGGTGGCGACCCACTTCGTGAACTCCTCATCCCACGGCATTGA
- a CDS encoding GNAT family N-acetyltransferase: MTPPAGERKSGTGAVSVRPLGEADLDRADEIFRVAFGTFLGVPEPKTFFGTADYVRTRWAADPQAAFAATVEGEVAGSNFAANWGSVGYFGPLTVRPDLWDQGVGRRLMEPVMDCFDTWENRHLGLFTFSHSPKHLELYRRYGFWPRFLTAIMKKQVAGSAAVPGRVLYGQLPAAEQPDALSLCRALTEAVYEGLNLEREIVATHAQGLGDTILLQGAGSELDGLAVCHCGAGSEAGEDVCFVKFGAVRPGPDAATRFDRLLGACEQLAAERGLGQLDAGVNLGRPDAYRRMVDRGFRTWLQGVTMHRPNEPGYSHPGAYVIDDWR, translated from the coding sequence ATGACCCCACCGGCAGGGGAGCGCAAGAGTGGCACGGGCGCTGTGTCGGTCCGCCCGCTGGGTGAGGCGGATCTGGATCGGGCCGACGAGATCTTTCGGGTCGCCTTCGGGACGTTCCTCGGGGTTCCCGAGCCGAAGACGTTCTTCGGGACCGCCGACTACGTCCGCACTCGCTGGGCGGCCGATCCACAGGCGGCCTTCGCAGCGACGGTCGAGGGCGAAGTCGCCGGATCGAACTTCGCCGCCAACTGGGGCAGCGTCGGGTACTTCGGTCCGCTGACCGTGCGTCCGGACCTGTGGGACCAGGGCGTCGGCAGGCGTCTCATGGAGCCGGTCATGGACTGCTTCGACACCTGGGAGAACCGCCACCTGGGCCTGTTCACCTTCTCGCACAGTCCCAAGCACCTTGAGCTCTACCGCCGGTACGGTTTCTGGCCCCGATTCCTCACCGCCATCATGAAGAAGCAGGTGGCAGGTAGTGCCGCAGTCCCCGGCCGAGTGCTGTACGGCCAGTTGCCCGCCGCCGAGCAGCCCGATGCCCTGAGCCTCTGTCGCGCACTGACAGAGGCCGTGTACGAGGGCCTGAACCTGGAACGCGAGATCGTGGCCACGCACGCGCAGGGGCTCGGTGACACGATCCTGCTCCAGGGCGCCGGCTCCGAGCTCGATGGCCTGGCCGTCTGCCACTGCGGAGCCGGGTCGGAGGCAGGCGAGGACGTGTGCTTCGTCAAGTTCGGAGCCGTACGCCCTGGCCCGGATGCCGCCACCCGGTTCGACCGGCTGCTTGGCGCGTGCGAGCAGTTGGCCGCCGAGCGCGGACTGGGTCAGCTGGACGCCGGGGTGAACCTGGGCCGCCCGGATGCCTACCGTCGCATGGTCGACCGCGGCTTCCGCACCTGGTTGCAGGGCGTGACCATGCACAGGCCCAACGAACCCGGCTACAGCCACCCCGGCGCCTACGTGATCGACGACTGGCGCTGA
- a CDS encoding peptidoglycan-binding domain-containing protein has translation MASSSKIRSVLRKTAVPLTATLLALGISASMTTPASASNSYNGNTYIQGAGVFTDDWTDEGVVAEFGGYNRNSNATCLWQKIVFWADSSTGHRDQIDGYFGHNTTLATYSWQANYMSPTDADGSVGKNTWAAAGKRLKDTDGDGTVDKYDGRYRDIAISRVNGVYHFADADGNDRKASYDARTCTIV, from the coding sequence ATGGCTTCCTCCAGCAAGATCCGCAGCGTCCTGCGCAAGACCGCGGTTCCCCTGACCGCCACACTCCTCGCCCTTGGCATCAGTGCCTCCATGACCACTCCCGCCTCGGCGTCCAACTCCTACAACGGCAACACCTACATCCAGGGCGCCGGAGTCTTCACGGACGACTGGACCGACGAGGGCGTCGTCGCCGAGTTCGGGGGCTACAACCGGAATTCCAATGCCACGTGCCTGTGGCAGAAGATCGTCTTCTGGGCGGATTCCTCCACCGGGCACAGGGACCAGATCGACGGCTACTTCGGCCACAACACCACCCTTGCCACATATTCGTGGCAGGCCAACTACATGAGCCCCACTGACGCCGATGGCTCGGTAGGGAAGAACACCTGGGCCGCCGCGGGCAAGCGACTCAAGGACACGGACGGCGACGGGACGGTCGACAAGTACGACGGCCGGTACAGGGACATCGCGATCTCACGTGTCAACGGGGTCTACCACTTCGCCGACGCCGACGGCAACGACCGAAAGGCCAGCTACGACGCCCGAACCTGCACCATCGTCTAG
- a CDS encoding dihydrofolate reductase family protein → MSNPIRLYMSMSLDGYVAGPDDRPGQELGRAGGRLFNWLDDRESEGPSGQVYREALATGAVISGRRTFELAGRWQGDHHDGVPIFVLTHHVEDGDVPPGHARFVTDVEDCARQAREAAGDRPVMVHGAGAAQALLRAGHIDEMEIHLVQVLLGDGRRLFDHLGGDHIELDLVRRLEDRDVTHLRYRVRRPNEAA, encoded by the coding sequence ATGAGCAATCCGATTCGGCTGTACATGTCGATGTCGCTCGACGGCTACGTTGCCGGTCCGGACGATCGACCGGGCCAGGAGCTCGGACGCGCCGGTGGACGTCTTTTCAACTGGCTCGACGACCGGGAATCCGAGGGCCCCAGTGGACAGGTGTATCGCGAGGCGCTGGCGACCGGCGCGGTCATCTCCGGCCGTCGGACCTTCGAACTCGCCGGGCGGTGGCAGGGCGATCATCACGACGGTGTGCCGATCTTCGTCCTCACCCACCATGTGGAGGACGGGGACGTGCCACCGGGCCACGCGCGATTCGTCACCGACGTCGAGGACTGCGCCCGTCAGGCCCGCGAGGCCGCCGGGGACCGGCCGGTCATGGTCCATGGGGCGGGCGCGGCCCAGGCGCTCCTCCGGGCCGGGCACATCGACGAGATGGAGATCCACCTGGTCCAGGTCCTCCTCGGGGACGGCCGACGGCTGTTCGACCACCTCGGGGGTGATCACATCGAACTCGACCTCGTGCGACGGCTCGAGGACCGTGACGTCACGCACCTCCGCTACCGGGTACGCCGTCCCAATGAGGCCGCATGA
- a CDS encoding LysR family transcriptional regulator, protein MQLDLNLLTVLDALLEEGSVMGAAQRLHLSSPAVSRTLGRLRTVTGDDILVRTGHSMAPTPYALSVREEVHRLVRQAHEVLSPVRELDLARLERTFTIQCHDAVAASLVPVLVDRIQQRARGVQLRVLAENSVDTDDLRHGRVDLELGGARPALPEFRSEPLGEDRLVVAMRADHPCAAGLDLASYAAQPHVVISRRGRLTASIDEVLAAEGLERRVVAAVATVSTALQIAARSDALVTCTAVLGRPLIEVFALATRPLPVQSPAATINCNWHQRYDSDPAHAWLREQVRESIEEITAP, encoded by the coding sequence ATGCAACTGGACTTGAATCTGCTGACCGTGCTGGACGCCCTGCTCGAGGAGGGCAGCGTGATGGGCGCGGCCCAGCGGCTGCATCTGTCCTCGCCCGCGGTGAGCCGCACGCTGGGCCGGCTTCGTACTGTCACCGGGGACGACATCCTGGTGCGTACCGGCCATTCGATGGCTCCCACTCCGTACGCGCTGTCGGTGCGGGAGGAGGTGCACCGGCTGGTGCGGCAGGCGCACGAGGTGCTCTCGCCGGTCCGCGAGCTGGATCTGGCGCGGTTGGAGCGCACCTTCACGATCCAGTGTCACGACGCGGTGGCCGCGTCGCTGGTGCCGGTCCTGGTCGACAGGATCCAGCAGCGGGCCCGGGGGGTGCAGTTGCGGGTGCTGGCGGAGAACTCCGTCGACACCGACGACCTGCGCCACGGCCGTGTCGATCTCGAACTCGGCGGCGCCAGGCCCGCTCTGCCCGAGTTCCGCTCCGAGCCGCTGGGCGAGGACCGGCTCGTGGTGGCGATGCGCGCGGACCATCCCTGTGCCGCCGGACTCGACCTGGCCTCCTACGCCGCGCAGCCGCATGTGGTGATCTCCCGGCGCGGCCGCCTGACCGCGTCGATCGACGAGGTGCTGGCCGCCGAGGGCCTTGAGCGCCGGGTGGTCGCGGCGGTCGCCACGGTGTCCACCGCCCTGCAGATCGCCGCCCGCAGCGACGCGCTGGTCACCTGCACGGCCGTCCTGGGCCGCCCGCTCATCGAGGTGTTCGCCCTCGCCACCCGGCCGCTGCCGGTCCAGTCCCCGGCGGCGACGATCAACTGCAACTGGCACCAGCGCTACGACTCCGACCCCGCCCACGCCTGGCTCCGCGAACAGGTCCGCGAGTCGATCGAGGAGATCACCGCCCCCTGA
- a CDS encoding fructosamine kinase family protein, whose translation MSDEAILIKRLQEAGYAAREVKKATGGVVAIAGLVTLEDDSRVFAKTLQGPDQDIFPVEAAGLTELRETGGVITPEVLCASPRLLVLEKMWPRRDDERFWERLAHMIADLHTSTTAERFGWHRPAWLGRLRQDNTWDSDGHAFLAERRILRWLSEPLVEAAFDAAERQALERLCAALPELVPGRPPCLTHGDLWQENLVATADGAPALIDPAVSYNWPEIDLSMLWCSPRPPASHRFFAVYEELTGIDGGWRDRMDLFHLRELLSVIAHDDDAWGAAEAVRKIIAPFRRDGGSATV comes from the coding sequence GTGTCTGACGAAGCGATACTCATCAAGCGTCTCCAGGAAGCGGGATACGCAGCCAGAGAGGTGAAGAAAGCCACCGGCGGAGTCGTCGCAATCGCCGGGCTGGTAACCCTCGAGGACGATTCCCGGGTATTCGCGAAAACACTTCAAGGGCCGGACCAGGACATTTTCCCCGTCGAAGCCGCTGGCCTGACAGAGCTCCGCGAAACCGGCGGGGTGATCACGCCGGAGGTGCTGTGCGCCTCACCTCGGCTCCTCGTGCTGGAGAAGATGTGGCCACGCCGCGACGACGAGCGTTTCTGGGAGCGGCTCGCCCACATGATCGCCGACCTGCACACCTCCACGACCGCCGAGCGGTTCGGCTGGCACCGTCCGGCCTGGCTGGGCCGGCTGCGCCAGGACAACACGTGGGACAGCGACGGCCACGCGTTTCTCGCGGAGCGGCGCATCCTGCGCTGGCTGTCGGAACCTCTGGTCGAGGCGGCCTTCGACGCCGCGGAACGGCAGGCCCTGGAACGGCTCTGCGCCGCCCTGCCCGAACTCGTGCCGGGCCGGCCCCCGTGCCTGACCCACGGCGATCTGTGGCAGGAGAACCTCGTCGCCACCGCCGACGGCGCGCCCGCGCTCATCGACCCCGCCGTGTCCTACAACTGGCCGGAAATCGACCTCAGCATGCTGTGGTGCTCCCCGCGACCGCCCGCCTCGCACCGCTTCTTCGCCGTGTACGAGGAGCTCACGGGGATCGACGGCGGCTGGCGGGACCGGATGGACCTTTTCCATCTGCGAGAACTCCTGAGCGTCATCGCCCATGACGACGACGCCTGGGGGGCCGCGGAGGCCGTACGGAAGATCATCGCTCCGTTCCGGCGGGACGGTGGCTCGGCGACGGTGTGA